A genomic region of Tigriopus californicus strain San Diego chromosome 1, Tcal_SD_v2.1, whole genome shotgun sequence contains the following coding sequences:
- the LOC131877621 gene encoding uncharacterized protein LOC131877621 — protein MAVSFPWTRFGLWWALYLLATPVRADPPTLTLRCAGPGTLDVPIEFWAHLSDPGTPGPYIFRWEDDASPAHWNEVSTDQPMNRQTFVYASRVYKARPLRMTVLAFAEEGFYREPLARASLDFEVNEGLSGSIRFNGSVIPPTGLLASDYVNALSLQIHDPATYFRPNLTTYYWFINGTFYGQMRHNFTYRFPPGHTYVEATFIATHVNKPPPVMSANATVSTQQLHQSLKSHQSPVVKFGVSRQVIESRRSLSALKVKGPTWFRHGELLNLILECDGSGPWQYCWSIKNSGYNVTGNETCVDPQTLTPHCKFPAVWYFRQSGTYDILFILSNGVSRIRRLVHVNVYDVHKQMPVSFVVVPICSILAASVACVAGIFAFVTVRRNLSVEIADFDFSQTVNPALAEDLEYKTFWERLKDSLIHSFSNTSDVFSSISSASSRSMSGGGSGGAVGIHYGSMT, from the coding sequence ATGGCCGTGTCATTTCCTTGGACTAGATTCGGGCTGTGGTGGGCTCTTTACCTCCTGGCCACACCCGTCAGGGCCGATCCACCCACTTTAACGCTAAGGTGTGCGGGCCCGGGCACGTTAGATGTACCCATTGAGTTCTGGGCCCACCTATCGGATCCGGGCACGCCGGGTCCCTATATCTTCCGTTGGGAGGATGACGCGAGTCCGGCTCATTGGAATGAGGTCTCCACCGATCAGCCCATGAACCGTCAGACCTTTGTGTACGCCTCGCGTGTCTACAAGGCCCGCCCGCTGCGTATGACCGTCCTAGCCTTTGCCGAAGAAGGCTTCTACCGCGAGCCTTTGGCTCGTGCCTCTCTCGACTTTGAGGTCAACGAAGGTCTGAGCGGCTCGATCCGATTCAACGGCTCGGTCATCCCGCCCACGGGCTTGTTGGCCAGTGATTACGTCAACGCTCTCAGCCTCCAGATCCACGATCCCGCGACGTATTTTCGACCCAACCTGACCACTTATTACTGGTTCATCAACGGCACGTTCTACGGCCAGATGCGCCACAATTTCACCTACCGTTTCCCTCCCGGTCACACGTACGTCGAAGCCACCTTCATCGCCACGCACGTCAATAAACCACCGCCGGTCATGTCCGCCAATGCCACGGTTTCGACCCAACAACTTCACCAATCGTTGAAAAGCCATCAATCGCCCGTGGTCAAATTCGGCGTGTCGCGTCAGGTCATCGAATCGCGGCGTAGTTTATCCGCATTGAAAGTGAAGGGGCCCACGTGGTTCCGTCATGGTGAATTGCTCAACCTGATTCTCGAGTGCGATGGGTCGGGCCCATGGCAATATTGTTGGAGCATCAAGAACTCGGGATACAATGTAACCGGCAATGAAACCTGCGTCGACCCGCAGACTTTAACCCCACATTGTAAGTTCCCAGCAGTGTGGTACTTTCGACAATCCGGGACCTACGATATTCTGTTCATCTTGAGTAACGGGGTGAGTCGGATTCGTCGATTGGTGCACGTCAACGTCTACGATGTACACAAGCAAATGCCCGTATCGTTCGTGGTGGTGCCCATCTGTAGCATACTAGCCGCTTCGGTGGCCTGTGTGGCTGGAATTTTCGCTTTTGTCACGGTGCGACGTAACTTATCGGTCGAGATTGCCGACTTCGACTTCAGCCAGACCGTCAATCCGGCATTGGCCGAGGACTTGGAGTACAAAACATTTTGGGAGCGTCTTAAGGATTCCCTCATCCATTCCTTCAGCAACACCAGTGACGTGTTCTCATCCATTTCCAGCGCTTCGTCGCGTTCCATGTCCGGCGGTGGCAGTGGCGGGGCGGTAGGCATTCATTATGGAAGTATGACGTGA
- the LOC131880438 gene encoding zinc finger autosomal protein-like isoform X1, producing MAAHHAPSTTLLCEPTLDDLDSDNTLIRPGLEHDVDAVIQHDSLDSNLHLTSLLAKNSSSKYDESDQLSIKGEDPEPETLSENESPFERCHVHLKSHVSSESPEHVQDCQDELEPQEPRDHLSECPSQESAGEAQDPQDPVCQTGCQMRPYYVIHTGHGRPPPPDYEEFECPRPKCQFIFSTSSERDEHVAEVHKPPARVTCDVCQKTFARKYELQIHVKTIHLNIKDNVCPEIGCNYRTAEKGKIKKHLEQKHWGVKNFKCRQCEYKSTSGSSLRNHVKAVHLKLREFKCEYCEYRGAQKNQVQRHMEAIHLNLRQYQCPECDYRANHESTVKTHIKNRHQVVRDHLCPHCGYGTTNKTQLEQHIEKKHRNPKRRKTKPIYVSGYRLKEPLPPNLVQSQMSSSAT from the exons ATGGCCGCACACCACGCCCCATCCACCACCTTGTTGTGTGAGCCCACTTTGGATGACCTGGATAGCGACAACACGCTCATCAGGCCGGGTTTGGAACACGATGTGGATGCGGTCATCCAGCACGATTCTCTTGACTCCAACCTCCATCTGACGAGCCTCTTAGCCAAGAACAGTAGCTCCAAGTACGACGAGAGCGACCAATTATCGATCAAGGGCGAAGATCCGGAGCCCGAGACATTGTCCGAAAACGAGTCCCCTTTTGAGCGCTGCCATGTCCACCTCAAAAGCCACGTGAGCTCAGAGAGCCCAGAGCATGTCCAAGATTGCCAAGATGAATTGGAACCACAAGAGCCAAGGGATCACTTGTCGGAGTGTCCCAGTCAGGAATCCGCTGGTGAGGCCCAGGATCCCCAGGATCCCGTGTGTCAAACGGGATGTCAAATGCGGCCTTACTACGTCATTCACACGG GTCATGGCCGTCCACCCCCGCCGGACTACGAAGAGTTCGAGTGCCCGCGCCCCAAATGCCAGTTCATCTTTTCCACCTCGTCAGAACGAGACGAGCACGTGGCGGAGGTTCACAAGCCACCCGCTCGCGTGACGTGCGACGTGTGTCAGAAGACGTTCGCCCGCAAATACGAGCTTCAGATTCACGTCAAGACCATTCATCTCAACATCAAGGACAACGTGTGCCCCGAAATTGGATGCAATTACCGGACGGCGGAGAAAG GTAAAATCAAGAAGCATCTCGAGCAAAAACATTGGGGTGTGAAGAACTTCAAATGTAGGCAGTGCGAGTACAAAAGTACCTCCGGGTCGAGTTTGCGCAATCATGTCAAAGCCGTTCATTTGAAACTCCGCGAGTTCAAATGCGAATATTGCGAGTATCGTGGCGCTCAAAAGAACCAAGTCCAACGGCACATGGAGGCCATCCACCTGAATCTGCGCCAGTATCAATGCCCGGAATGCGACTATCGAGCCAACCACGAGTCCACGGTCAAGACGCACATCAAAAACCGCCACCAAGTGGTACGTGACCATCTCTGTCCACATTGCGGTTACGGCACCACCAATAAAACGCAGTTGGAGCAACATATCGAGAAGAAGCATCGCAATCCTAAACGACGAAAAACCAAGCCCATCTACGTCTCCGGCTATCGACTGAAAGAGCCACTACCTCCCAACCTTGTTCAATCCCAAATGTCGAGCTCTGCGACTTGA
- the LOC131880599 gene encoding metaxin-3-like — MELQCWSPDFGLPSWHPPCLALQTYLSFAGCPVSFTALNNPFWAGQSDLPVFKHRQIRYHDFETIRLYLESCKYSTDYGLAPKDKAELTAYRDLVEHALRPAFELAVWVDPRNYTGLTRPWYAQQLGIPWSYYYPGQYHRRALGLIQSVSGVDEADPEVEAEMAYLESIIYKRAAECLDVLSQRLGDQVYLLGAAPTSLDALLYSLLAPGLKVPLPHPTLTHLIRERANLEQYVTRITHKFFARYQKHPPTSPESSSGPRESGGSSSSEGKENTGQPTDSSQPPANTVSYSGWSNWVAVSVAVVAMSAYGRYSGIFSHFSALASRLVVTSGPDY; from the coding sequence ATGGAGCTCCAATGCTGGTCACCGGATTTCGGACTTCCCTCCTGGCATCCCCCTTGTTTAGCTCTGCAAACCTATTTGAGTTTCGCCGGATGTCCCGTCAGCTTCACCGCCCTGAACAATCCCTTCTGGGCCGGACAATCCGACCTGCCCGTCTTTAAGCATCGCCAAATCCGATAccatgattttgaaaccatCCGACTCTATTTGGAAAGCTGCAAATATAGCACCGACTACGGCCTGGCCCCCAAAGACAAAGCCGAGTTGACGGCGTACCGCGATCTAGTGGAGCATGCTCTTCGCCCGGCCTTCGAATTGGCCGTGTGGGTCGATCCTCGCAATTACACGGGCTTGACTCGGCCGTGGTATGCTCAGCAGCTCGGCATACCCTGGTCCTATTACTATCCGGGTCAGTACCACCGGCGGGCGCTTGGCCTGATTCAAAGCGTGTCTGGCGTGGATGAGGCTGATCCCGAGGTGGAGGCTGAGATGGCTTATCTCGAGAGTATCATTTACAAACGAGCCGCCGAATGCTTGGACGTGTTGTCTCAACGCCTCGGCGACCAGGTCTATCTTTTGGGGGCGGCCCCCACCAGCTTGGACGCATTATTGTATTCGCTCTTGGCGCCGGGCCTCAAGGTGCCTCTGCCACATCCCACATTGACCCATTTGATACGCGAACGAGCTAATCTTGAACAATACGTGACCCGCATAACGCACAAGTTTTTCGCTCGCTATCAGAAGCATCCCCCTACATCGCCCGAATCATCATCCGGACCTCGAGAATCAGGTGGCTCCTCCTCGTCCGAGGGTAAAGAGAACACGGGTCAACCCACCGATTCGTCTCAGCCTCCGGCTAATACCGTCTCCTATTCCGGATGGAGCAATTGGGTGGCTGTCTCCGTGGCCGTGGTGGCCATGTCGGCCTACGGGCGGTATTCGGGCATTTTTTCGCATTTCTCCGCCTTGGCTTCCCGCTTAGTCGTCACATCAGGTCCGGATTATTGA
- the LOC131880695 gene encoding succinate dehydrogenase assembly factor 3, mitochondrial-like has translation MAGVSSVRELSHLQRVRLLYKTCLKLHRGLPMHLRAIGDTYVRDEFKRHKEANQEQTQVFMEAWSKYALQLTRQIGLKGPQTSKTLGDSLRVEDLDQFSGEQLAQLFELYQETSKPMTPTDSSVFK, from the exons ATGGCTGGGGTGAGCTCAGTGCGGGAGCTCAGTCATCTTCAACGGGTACGACTTCTATACAAAACTTGTTTGAAGCTGCATCGTGGGTTGCCCATGCATTTGCGGGCCATCGGCGATACGTACGTGCGTGATGAATTCAAACGCCACAAAGAAGCTAATCAGGAGCAAACCCAAGTTTTCATGGAGGCTTGGTCG AAGTACGCTCTCCAGCTAACACGTCAAATCGGGCTGAAGGGCCCGCAAACGTCCAAGACGTTGGGGGACAGCCTCCGAGTGGAGGATTTAGACCAATTTTCGGGCGAACAATTAGCCCAATTGTTTGAATTATATCAAGAGACTAGTAAGCCTATGACTCCTACCGATAGTTCGGTGTTCAAATGA
- the LOC131880258 gene encoding WD repeat, SAM and U-box domain-containing protein 1-like, with protein sequence MEERKESTQDPVLDDSLGAVVSEIRIPNVEFHGCDVRGDRLVLGAGDHLLRFYQWQNAEVAELPHSPQDHHQYSINEVGFSPGGTLVASASTDGTISIVQAQSGELLQRLVSPAGVAVRCCRFSPDATQLATGGDDDTLSVWDLMSGRFIRSLKSHEATIFALAYSPNGQYLVSTDANGAMYLWDGGSIHVKSLAFCEEAHDLGVLTCDISPIKADLRPGSAAYIVATGGNDDLIRLWAIQERFDSVQFVCTKILSGHDGAVMHTRFSHSGALLASGGGDKVVRLWNPVSGTCLKRLSHHERFVTQIAFASDDRTLFSVSNDKSMAVWRLKAPLNADITSRPLHINLPIVESLEHKASRAQNGPDKHVQSFVAHASDVNQVKCLASDTMVSVGSDKFVKLWHRASSDRPWTLTKSAQGHVYPIYSMDFHREKELLVSAGSDGVCLIWNCQTLEVMERLQSDGGIQVCELSPQGDMLATGGDTFAISLWDLKTGKVIRAFNGHEASIYVATFSPDSEFLLSGDSDGQLCLWNAENSHQPLDCVPRGHDLGVLCGKSLPLIRSTGQIFVTGGNDALVKVWRWDEINAKLLLERELKGHGESVMSVAFSDNGEMMATSSGDKTVRVWVTSNWSFVQALSGHKRYVNACTFGFQDHSQVITGSNDKTIRVWKLHVNHRPHFSNHPITDWQARDVTEWFESKGVKAEHACAINGPELLNMNVLDFENILGLEERAAIEFVQEIQHLRFKKTSNAGNFSELNVDDGQDIPHEFICPITQYVMSHPVKCQDGFTYEKAAITEWFLSRRATSPMTNLPIQSTSFVDDTNLKEAILKFFHETRLR encoded by the exons ATGGAAGAGCGCAAGGAGTCAACCCAGGACCCGGTTTTGGACGATTCCCTGGGGGCAGTGGTGAGCGAAATCCGTATTCCCAACGTCGAATTTCACGGCTGCGATGTCAGGGGAGACCGACTTGTCTTGGGAGCAGG tgaccatCTACTTCGATTTTACCAATGGCAAAATGCGGAGGTGGCGGAACTACCACATTCCCCTCAAGATCACCACCAATATAGTATCAATGAAGTGGGATTTTCTCCCGGAGGGACCTTGGTGGCTTCAGCCTCCACCGATGGCACCATCTCCATCGTGCAAGCTCAG AGTGGCGAGTTGCTACAACGGTTGGTGAGTCCGGCGGGAGTGGCGGTCCGTTGTTGTCGCTTTTCTCCGGATGCCACTCAACTCGCCACCGGTGGTGACGATGACACCCTTTCGGTCTGGGATTTGATGAGTGGACGATTTATTCG CTCGCTCAAGAGTCACGAAGCCACCATATTTGCCCTCGCATACTCACCTAACGGGCAATACCTCGTGTCCACCGATGCTAATGGAGCCATGTATCTCTGGGATGGGGGCTCCATTCACGTAAAAAGTTTGGCATTTTGCGAGGAAGCCCATGATCTAGGCGTTCTCACGTGCGACATTTCGCCCATAAAGGCCGATCTGAGACCAGGGAGTGCTGCCTATATCGTTGCCACCGGCGGGAATGATGACCTGATTCGATTGTGGGCCATCCAAGAGCGATTCGATTCGGTTCAATTCGTTTGCACGAAAATCTTGAGTGGGCACGATGGAGCGGTCATGCACACCAGGTTCTCACATTCTGGAGCTCTTTTGGCCTCTGGAGGCGGGGACAAGGTCGTTAGGCTGTGGAATCCG GTTTCGGGAACGTGCTTGAAGAGGCTATCCCATCACGAACGATTCGTGACCCAAATAGCCTTTGCATCGGATGATCGAACCCTTTTCAGCGTGTCCAATGACAAGTCCATGGCCGTGTGGCGACTGAAAGCGCCTTTGAATGCCGACATCACCAGCCGACCGCTCCATATCAATCTACCAATAGTGGAATCGCTGGAACACAAAGCCAGCCGCGCACAAAATGGACCAGAtaaacatgttcaatcatTCGTGGCTCATGCTTCTGATGTGAATCAGGTGAAGTGCCTTGCCTCTGACACGATGGTCTCGGTGGGCTCTGACAAATTCGTCAAACTTTGGCATCGAGCTAGCTCAGATCGGCCATGGACATTAACAAAGAGTGCGCAGGGGCATGTGTATCCCATATATTCGATGGATTTTCATCGCGAAAAGGAACTGCTGGTTTCAGCCGGATCCGATGGAGTCTGTCTGATTTGGAATTGTCAG ACTTTGGAAGTTATGGAGCGACTTCAATCCGATGGGGGTATTCAAGTATGTGAACTCTCACCTCAAGGAGATATGCTGGCTACAGGAGGTGACACTTTTGCGATTAGTCTTTGGGATTTGAAGACAGGCAAAGTCATAAG GGCCTTCAATGGGCACGAGGCCTCAATTTATGTCGCCACCTTCAGCCCAGATTCTGAATTCCTTTTAAGTGGCGACAGTGATGGCCAATTATGCCTGTGGAATGCAGAAAATAGCCACCAGCCCTTGGATTGTGTTCCACGAGGCCATGATTTGGGGGTACTCTGTGGCAAGAGTTTACCTTTGATCAGGTCCACGGGGCAGATATTTGTCACTGGAGGAAATGACGCCTTGGTCAAGGTTTGGAGATGGGACGAAATCAATGCAAAGCTACTCTTGGAACGGGAGCTAAAA GGCCATGGCGAGTCTGTGATGAGTGTGGCTTTCAGTGACAATGGTGAAATGATGGCCACGTCCTCGGGGGACAAGACGGTTCGTGTCTGGGTGACCTCCAATTGGTCGTTTGTTCAAGCTCTTTCGGGACACAAGCGTTATGTCAACGCTTGCACCTTTGGCTTCCAAGATCACAGCCAAGTGATCACTGGATCCAACGACAAAACCATTCGCGTGTGGAAACTACACGTAAATCATAGACCACACTTCTCCAATCATCCG ATAACGGATTGGCAAGCCCGAGATGTGACCGAGTGGTTTGAATCGAAAGGAGTCAAGGCCGAGCATGCGTGTGCCATCAATGGACCAGAGCTCCTAAATATGAACGTATTGGACTTCGAAAATATCTTGGGCTTGGAAGAGAGAGCGGCGATTGAATTCGTGCAAGAAATCCAACATCTCCGTTTTAAGAAGACTTCCAATGCCGGGAATTTCTCGGAGCTGAATGTCGACGATGGCCAAGATATTCCCCACGAGTTCATATGCCCCATAACCCAATATGTGATGAGCCACCCGGTCAAGTGCCAAGATGGTTTTACGTACGAAAAAGCTGCCATAACGGAATGGTTTTTGAGCCGTAGGGCAACCAGCCCCATGACCAACCTTCCAATTCAGAGCACTTCTTTCGTCGACGATACCAACTTGAAAGAAGCCATTCTGAAGTTCTTCCATGAAACCAGATTGCGGTAA
- the LOC131880351 gene encoding probable 26S proteasome non-ATPase regulatory subunit 3, translated as MTGTSDAKSEGTAEIKNAAAPTTGSTATGKTEAKPKDANTLVIDEIREHCRLIERTVVSKEPRFMVRVLRSLFALRKKINVAILRRLVHGFYTHSVSQKQTLLAYLDQAAEMDTTEGGSPTGPAPPNTRLRGAKSALTPLLPEVDAYLQLLIFLHLSDRGSTSALTCGESLVAKLIAYNRRTLDHLAARIYYYYAMAYESGGRASEIRGFLHSRLRTATLRHDFEGQAVLINCLLRSYISQNLFDQADKLVNKTSFPETASNNEWARYLYYLGRIKAIQLEYSEAHKHLVQSLRKAPQSTAVGFKHTVMKLNITVELLLGEIPERRTFLQKENKRALAPYLMLTQAVRSGDVKRFDETLENYAPQFKTDHTYTLILRLHHNVIKTAIRTISLAYTRISLSDVAQKLSLDSAQDAEYIIAKAIRDGVIEATLDHDQGWMQSKENVDIYSTREPQLAFHQRIEFCLDLHNSSVKAMRFPPKSYNQDLESAEDRREREAQDLELAKEMAEDDDDLM; from the exons ATGACGGGCACAAGTGACGCCAAATCCGAAGGCACCGCCGAGATTAAAAACGCCGCTGCGCCCACCACTGGCAGCACTGCCACCGGCAAAACCGAGGCCAAACCCAAGGATGCCAATACCTTGGTCATTGACG aaaTCCGCGAGCATTGTCGCTTAATCGAAAGGACAGTGGTGTCCAAAGAGCCTCGTTTCATGGTGCGTGTTCTCCGATCTTTATTCGCCTTGCGCAAGAAGATCAACGTGGCTATTCTTCGACGACTTGTCCACGGGTTTTACACCCATTCTGtgagccaaaaacaaaccttATTGGCCTATTTGGATCAAGCCGCGGAAATGGATACCACCGAAGGAGGCTCGCCCACCGGTCCGGCTCCGCCCAACACCCGTCTTCGTGGCGCTAAATCGGCGTTGACCCCACTTTTACCCGAGGTCGATGCCTATCTGCAACTCTTGATTTTCCTCCACTTGTCGGATCGTGGTTCGACCTCCGCCCTGACTTGCGGCGAGAGTCTAGTGGCAAAATTGATCGCGTACAATCGACGGACATTGGATCACTTGGCCGCTCGGATCTACTATTACTACGCCATGGCCTACGAAAGTGGCGGCCGAGCGTCAGAAATCCGCGGGTTTCTGCATAGCCGCCTACGTACCGCTACCTTGCGCCATGATTTTGAGGGCCAGGCGGTGCTCATCAATTGCTTGCTTCGATCTTACATCAgtcaaaacctttttgatCAG GCTGATAAATTGGTCAATAAAACCAGCTTCCCGGAAACGGCCAGTAACAATGAGTGGGCCCGTTACCTCTATTATTTGGGTCGCATTAAGGCCATCCAATTGGAGTATTCAGAGGCCCACAAGCATCTGGTGCAGTCTTTGCGAAAGGCGCCTCAAAGCACAGCGGTGGGCTTCAAGCACACCGTGATGAAGCTCAATATCACGGTCGAGCTTCTCTTGGGCGAGATCCCCGAGCGCCGCACTTTCcttcaaaaggaaaataaacgCGCTTTGGCTCCATATTTGATGCTAACACAAG CCGTGCGTTCGGGCGATGTAAAACGGTTTGATGAGACGTTGGAGAATTATGCCCCTCAATTTAAGACCGATCACACGTACACACTCATTTTAAGATTGCATCACAATGTGATCAAGACTGCCATCCGGACCATTTCGTTGGCGTACACCCGGATTTCACTTTCGGATGTGGCCCAGAAACTGAGCTTGGATTCGGCCCAAGACGCTGAATATATAATCGCGAAG GCAATTCGCGATGGCGTGATTGAGGCTACCTTGGATCATGATCAAGGTTGGATGCAATCTAAGGAAAACGTGGACATCTATTCGACCCGCGAACCTCAGTTGGCTTTTCATCAACGTATCGAGTTCTGTCTGGATCTACACAATAGCTCCGTGAAAGCCATGCGCTTCCCTCCCAAATCGTACAATCAGGACTTGGAATCGGCCGAGGATCGACGCGAGCGAGAAGCGCAAGATCTCGAGTTGGCCAAGGAAATGGCCGAGGATGACGACGATCTAATGTAA
- the LOC131877629 gene encoding protein BUD31 homolog, with product MPKVRVMRHSSAGGSRKPPPEGWELIEPTLEELECKMREAETESHEGKRKVEALWPIFKIHHQRSRYIFDLFYRRKAISRELYEYCVKNKIADGNLIAKWKKQGYENLCCLRCIQTRDTNFATNCICRVPKAKLEEGKIVECVHCGCRGCSG from the exons ATGCCCAAGGTGCGGGTGATGCGTCATTCCAGTGCGGGTGGCTCACGCAAGCCCCCACCCGAGGGCTGGGAACTGATTGAGCCCACTTTGGAGGAATTGGAGTGCAAGATGCGCGAGGCCGAGACCGAATCCCATGAAGGCAAACGCAAAGTTGAGGCGCTCTGGCCCATCTTTAAGATTCATCACCAACGATCCAGATACATCTTTGACTTGTTCTACCGACGAAAAGCCATTTCCCGCG AGTTATACGAGTACTGCGTCAAGAACAAAATCGCAGATGGTAACCTCATAGccaaatggaaaaagcaagGCTACGAGAACCTATGTTGCCTGCGATGTATTCAAACGCGTGACACGAACTTTGCCACCAACTGCATTTGTCGAGTGCCCAAAGCCAAattggaagaaggaaaaatagTGGAGTGCGTCCATTGTGGATGCCGAGGGTGTTCAGGTTGA
- the LOC131880438 gene encoding zinc finger autosomal protein-like isoform X2, with amino-acid sequence MAAHHAPSTTLLCEPTLDDLDSDNTLIRPGLEHDVDAVIQHDSLDSNLHLTSLLAKNSSSKYDESDQLSIKGEDPEPETLSENESPFERCHVHLKSHVSSESPEHVQDCQDELEPQEPRDHLSECPSQESVCQTGCQMRPYYVIHTGHGRPPPPDYEEFECPRPKCQFIFSTSSERDEHVAEVHKPPARVTCDVCQKTFARKYELQIHVKTIHLNIKDNVCPEIGCNYRTAEKGKIKKHLEQKHWGVKNFKCRQCEYKSTSGSSLRNHVKAVHLKLREFKCEYCEYRGAQKNQVQRHMEAIHLNLRQYQCPECDYRANHESTVKTHIKNRHQVVRDHLCPHCGYGTTNKTQLEQHIEKKHRNPKRRKTKPIYVSGYRLKEPLPPNLVQSQMSSSAT; translated from the exons ATGGCCGCACACCACGCCCCATCCACCACCTTGTTGTGTGAGCCCACTTTGGATGACCTGGATAGCGACAACACGCTCATCAGGCCGGGTTTGGAACACGATGTGGATGCGGTCATCCAGCACGATTCTCTTGACTCCAACCTCCATCTGACGAGCCTCTTAGCCAAGAACAGTAGCTCCAAGTACGACGAGAGCGACCAATTATCGATCAAGGGCGAAGATCCGGAGCCCGAGACATTGTCCGAAAACGAGTCCCCTTTTGAGCGCTGCCATGTCCACCTCAAAAGCCACGTGAGCTCAGAGAGCCCAGAGCATGTCCAAGATTGCCAAGATGAATTGGAACCACAAGAGCCAAGGGATCACTTGTCGGAGTGTCCCAGTCAGGAAT CCGTGTGTCAAACGGGATGTCAAATGCGGCCTTACTACGTCATTCACACGG GTCATGGCCGTCCACCCCCGCCGGACTACGAAGAGTTCGAGTGCCCGCGCCCCAAATGCCAGTTCATCTTTTCCACCTCGTCAGAACGAGACGAGCACGTGGCGGAGGTTCACAAGCCACCCGCTCGCGTGACGTGCGACGTGTGTCAGAAGACGTTCGCCCGCAAATACGAGCTTCAGATTCACGTCAAGACCATTCATCTCAACATCAAGGACAACGTGTGCCCCGAAATTGGATGCAATTACCGGACGGCGGAGAAAG GTAAAATCAAGAAGCATCTCGAGCAAAAACATTGGGGTGTGAAGAACTTCAAATGTAGGCAGTGCGAGTACAAAAGTACCTCCGGGTCGAGTTTGCGCAATCATGTCAAAGCCGTTCATTTGAAACTCCGCGAGTTCAAATGCGAATATTGCGAGTATCGTGGCGCTCAAAAGAACCAAGTCCAACGGCACATGGAGGCCATCCACCTGAATCTGCGCCAGTATCAATGCCCGGAATGCGACTATCGAGCCAACCACGAGTCCACGGTCAAGACGCACATCAAAAACCGCCACCAAGTGGTACGTGACCATCTCTGTCCACATTGCGGTTACGGCACCACCAATAAAACGCAGTTGGAGCAACATATCGAGAAGAAGCATCGCAATCCTAAACGACGAAAAACCAAGCCCATCTACGTCTCCGGCTATCGACTGAAAGAGCCACTACCTCCCAACCTTGTTCAATCCCAAATGTCGAGCTCTGCGACTTGA